A section of the Hevea brasiliensis isolate MT/VB/25A 57/8 chromosome 17, ASM3005281v1, whole genome shotgun sequence genome encodes:
- the LOC110660462 gene encoding serine/threonine-protein kinase STY13, with amino-acid sequence MKENSDGFVRADQIDLKSLDEQLERHLNKVWTMDQNKRPDDDLAPLTTAAADATKASAATFKKDRQEWEIDPSKLIIKSVIARGTFGTVHRGIYDGHDVAVKLLDWGEEGHRTEAEIASLRAAFSQEVAVWHKLDHPNVTKFIGATMGSSELQIQSENGQIGMPSNICCVVVEYLPGGALKSFLIKNRRRKLAFKVVVALALDLARGLSYLHSQKIVHRDVKTENMLLDKTRTVKIADFGVARVEASNPNDMTGETGTLGYMAPEVLNGNPYNRKCDVYSFGICLWEIYCCDMPYPDLSFSEVTSAVVRQNLRPEIPRCCPSSLANVMKRCWDANPDKRPEMDEVVSMLEAIDISKGGGMIPLDQQGGCLCFCRYRGP; translated from the exons ATGAAGGAAAACAGTGATGGGTTTGTCAGGGCGGATCAGATTGATCTCAAAAGTCTTGATGAGCAACTCGAGAGGCATCTCAATAAGGTATGGACCATGGACCAGAACAAGAGACCTGATGATGATCTCGCACCACTGACTACGGCTGCCGCCGACGCCACCAAGGCTAGTGCAGCTACGTTCAAGAAGGACAGGCAGGAATGGGAGATCGACCCTTCTAAGCTCATCATCAAAAGTGTCATTGCACGTGGTACCTTCGGCACTGTTCACCGTGGCATCTACGATGGCCACGATGTTGCTG TTAAGCTGCTTGACTGGGGCGAAGAGGGTCACAGGACAGAAGCTGAGATTGCCTCACTAAGGGCAGCTTTTTCCCAAGAAGTTGCTGTTTGGCATAAACTTGATCATCCTAATGTTACTAAG TTTATAGGGGCAACAATGGGCTCATCAGAGTTGCAGATACAAAGTGAAAATGGCCAAATTGGCATGCCAAGTAATATATGTTGTGTTGTTGTGGAATATCTTCCTGGAGGTGCTTTAAAATCTTTCCTCATAAAGAACAGACGAAGGAAGCTAGCTTTTAAAGTTGTTGTGGCGTTGGCACTTGATCTTGCCAGAGG ATTGAGTTACCTTCACTCCCAGAAGATTGTTCACAGAGATGTAAAGACAGAAAACATGTTATTGGACAAGACACGCACTGTAAAAATTGCTGACTTTGGAGTTGCACGAGTTGAGGCTTCAAATCCTAATGATATGACTGGGGAGACAGGAACACTTGGATACATGGCTCCTGAG GTTCTGAATGGCAATCCATATAATAGGAAGTGTGATGTGTACAGTTTTGGCATCTGTTTATGGGAGATATATTGCTGTGACATGCCATATCCTGACCTTAGTTTCTCGGAAGTGACTTCAGCTGTGGTCCGTCAG AATTTGAGACCAGAGATACCAAGATGCTGCCCAAGCTCTTTAGCAAATGTAATGAAGCGATGCTGGGATGCTAACCCTGACAAGCGCCCAGAAATGGATGAGGTTGTCTCCATGTTGGAGGCCATTGACATATCAAAAGGTGGGGGTATGATACCTCTTGATCAACAGGGTGGTTGTCTCTGCTTCTGCAGGTATAGAGGACCTTGA
- the LOC110660463 gene encoding bidirectional sugar transporter SWEET5-like: MEGKDERRVWGMEKESIATTALSETEREGNGKGEKRPRGSNYDPTFVKIIKQKAVQDFKADPYVATVLNCAMWSFYGLPIVKEDSILVTTINAVGLLIELIYVCIFFIFSPNHKRVCYNCNIHTMETYTRNEVITITHMLCFYGHLQRRIAIALTVEVIFVAVVILISIVALSTPKKRAMFVGILCIILNIIMYVSPLTVMVRFLVCSACNIIHYYLVNKILFFLLQRMVIKTKSVKYMPFFLSLASLCNGIIWVVYALLKFDLNVVLPNGLGAISGLIQIILYAKYRKTTQWNDDDDPRNKPEVQLSSV, from the exons ATGGAAGGAAAAGACGAGAGAAGGGTATGGGGAATGGAAAAGGAAAGCATCGCCACCACTGCACTGAGTGAAACCGAGAGGGAAGGAAATGGGAAAGGGGAGAAGAGACCGAGAGGGAGCAATTACGA CCCAACGTTCGTAAAGATAATTAAGCAAAAAGCAGTACAAGATTTCAAGGCTGACCCTTATGTAGCAACTGTGCTGAATTGCGCAATGTGGTCCTTCTATGGCCTGCCTATCGTCAAAGAAGACAGCATTCTCGTCACAACAATAAACGCTGTTGGTTTACTCATAGAGCTCATCTATGTTTGcatcttcttcatcttctctccCAACCACAAACGAGTATGTTATAACTGTAACATTCATACTATGGAAACATATACGAGGAATGAGGTAATTACAATTACACATATGCTGTGTTTTTATGGTCACTTGCAGCGTAGGATCGCCATTGCACTCACTGTAGAAGTAATTTTTGTGGCTGTGGTTATCCTCATCTCCATAGTGGCATTAAGTACTCCAAAGAAAAGAGCCATGTTTGTTGGGATATTGTGCATCATCCTCAATATAATTATGTACGTTTCCCCATTGACTGTCATGGTACGTTTCTTGGTTTGCAGTGCATGTAATATAATTCACTATTATCTtgtgaataaaattttattttttttgttgcaGAGGATGGTGATCAAGACGAAGAGCGTCAAGTACATGCCATTTTTCCTATCCCTCGCTAGCTTGTGTAATGGAATCATTTGGGTGGTTTATGCCCTACTTAAATTCGATCTTAACGTTGTG CTTCCCAATGGTTTGGGAGCTATATCTGGATTGATTCAGATCATACTCTATGCAAAATACCGTAAGACTACTCAATGGAACGATGATGATGATCCCAGAAATAAACCTGAAGTTCAACTTTCCTCAGTTTGA
- the LOC110660440 gene encoding RING-H2 finger protein ATL39-like: MVMEIIISVIILFVGIAVLVLIHVCIVGRAFRRGNENGQDIVEAGFNTSRNGTRKISNDDLKNLPCFDYMAAQRGESSFVDCVVCLENFNVGDKCRLLPNCKHSFHTQCIDSWLLKSPICPICRTSVNPLNIGASLSQESSISIAVGVEL, encoded by the coding sequence ATGGTAATGGAGATCATCATCTCTGTGATAATATTATTTGTGGGTATTGCTGTTTTGGTGCTGATACATGTTTGTATAGTTGGAAGAGCTTTCAGGAGAGGAAATGAGAATGGTCAGGATATAGTTGAAGCAGGTTTTAACACCAGCAGGAATGGAACCAGAAAGATCTCAAATGATGATTTGAAGAATCTTCCATGCTTCGACTACATGGCAGCCCAAAGGGGAGAAAGTAGCTTTGTGGATTGTGTTGTTTGCTTAGAGAACTTCAATGTGGGTGATAAATGCAGATTATTGCCAAACTGCAAGCATAGCTTCCATACCCAGTGCATAGATTCATGGTTATTGAAGAGTCCGATTTGTCCAATTTGTCGAACCAGCGTTAATCCCCTAAATATTGGTGCCAGTTTGAGCCAAGAAAGTAGTATTTCGATTGCTGTTGGAGTTGAATTATAG
- the LOC110660464 gene encoding protein DELETION OF SUV3 SUPPRESSOR 1(I) — translation MATEQKAATEDVKMDLFEDDDEFEEFEINEEWEVKVEGKEVTQQWEDDWDDDDVNDDFSLQLRRELEKNTEKT, via the exons ATGGCGACTGAACAGAAAGCTGCAACCGAGGACGTGAAGATGGACCTCTTCGAGGATGACGATGAATTTGAAGAGTTTGAGATCAATGAAG AGTGGGAGGTCAAGGTGGAAGGAAAAGAGGTCACACAGCAGTGGGAGGATGATTGGGATGATGATGATGTCAATGATGACTTCTCGCTGCAGCTGAGGAGGGAACTTGAGAAGAACACTGAAAAAACCTAA